From Mobula birostris isolate sMobBir1 chromosome 8, sMobBir1.hap1, whole genome shotgun sequence, the proteins below share one genomic window:
- the mtif2 gene encoding translation initiation factor IF-2, mitochondrial isoform X2, protein MMMRRLLIRLDPTTWKSCSHGIPILKWKDACDLRPNPCLLQQRCLPRDINKFSPLCIRHFSTKRKGIFKSTAVKQNQVKKEVEIKQKMTISELAEAMDKDTDHVFEALLHTNINMDSLDDDSVLDEKWIKEIIKISGMKFRWAKLSEEKVKECKDAVKRPPADPAVLVSRSPVVTVMGHVDHGKTTLLDSLRKTQVAATEEGGITQHIGAFLVCLPSGEKITFLDTPGHAAFSAMRARGANVTDIVILVVAADDGVMKQTIESIQHAKKSNVPIILAVNKCDKPEADHESVKKELLAYDVVCEDYGGDVQSINISALKGDNLMALAEATVALSEVLELKADRTGPVEGIIIECRNDKGKGPVTTAIIQRGTLMKGCVLVAGKSWAKVRLMFDENNKPMNSAGPSTPVEIVGWKELPSAGDEILEVESEQRAREVLEWRNYVEAQEKIKQDLEVIQAKQKEHLEAYKKDREKFSSLNWRQRKSAMYKANKRLMAARPKEKSELDKFTLPIIVKGDVDGSVEAILNILDAYDADEQCKLQVIHFGIGDISENDVVSAETFSGLVYGFNVNANKVVQQMANKKGIKIKLYKVIYQLIDDLKDELSAKLPLVLEENIMGEASVLALFHVTVGKKEVPVAGCRVHKGQLHKKMKFKLIRDGHILWKGSLTSLRHLKDDVSVVKTGMECGLSLDNDIDIKLGDEIICYEEKEVPQNISWDPGF, encoded by the exons ATGATGATGAGAAGATTATTGATTAGACTGGATCCTACGACGTGGAAGTCATGCAGCCATGGAATCCCGATATTGAAATGGAAGGATGCTTGTGACTTGAGGCCAAATCCATGTTTGCTGCAGCAAAGGTGTTTACCCAGGGATATTAACAAATTCAGCCCATTGTGCATCAGGCATTTTAGCACTAAGAGG AAGGGGATATTTAAAAGCACTGCAGTGAAACAAAATCAGGTAAAGAAAGAAGTGGAAATAAAGCAAAAGATGACCATCTCTGAACTTGCAGAAGCAATGGATAAAGATACAG ATCATGTCTTTGAAGCTCTGTTGCACACAAATATTAACATGGACTCCTTAGATGATGATTCTGTCTTGGATGAAAAATGGATAAAAGAGATCATAAAAATATCTGGAATGAAGTTTAGatgggcaaaactttcagaagAAAAAGTGAAAGAATGTAAAGATGCTGTGAAGAG GCCACCTGCAGATCCAGCAGTATTAGTTTCTAGGTCACCTGTAGTCACTGTCATGGGTCATGTAGACCATGGAAAGACAACGTTACTTGACAGCCTTAGAAAAACCCAAGTGGCAGCAACAGAGGAAGGAGGAATCACTCAGCATATTGGAGCATTCCTTG TTTGTTTACCTTCTGGTGAAAAGATAACCTTCTTGGATACCCCTGGCCATGCAGCCTTCTCAGCAATGAGAGCCCGAGGCGCTAATGTGACAGACATTGTGATATTGGTTGTTGCTGCAGATGATGGAGTAATGAAgcaaacaatagaatcaattcaACATGCTAAAAAATCTAATG TTCCAATAATACTGGCAGTAAATAAATGTGACAAACCAGAGGCAGATCATGAAAGTGTAAAGAAGGAATTGTTAGCCTATGATGTAGTTTGTGAGGACTATGGTGGTGATGTTCAGTCGATAAATATATCTGCTCTTAAG GGAGATAATTTGATGGCTTTAGCTGAAGCTACTGTTGCTCTATCTGAAGTGCTAGAGTTGAAAGCAGATCGTACAGGACCTGTTGAGGGTATCATTATTGAATGTCGGAATGATAAAGGAAAAGG ACCAGTTACCACAGCTATCATCCAGCGTGGAACATTGATGAAAGGTTGTGTCCTGGTGGCAGGAAAGAGCTGGGCTAAAGTACGATTAATGTTTGATGAAAATAACAAACCAATGAATTCTGCTGGACCAAGTACTCCAGTTGAAATAGTAGGTTGGAAAGAACTTCCATCTGCAGGAGATGAGATACTTGAAGTGGAATCAGAG CAAAGAGCCAGAGAGGTTTTAGAATGGAGGAACTATGTCGAAGCACAGGAAAAAATCAAACAAGACCTTGAGGTGATTCAAGCAAAGCAAAAGGAACACCTTGAGGCATACAAGAAAGATCGAGAGAAATTTAGTAGCCTGAATTGGagacagagaaaatctgcaatgtACAAGGCCAATAAACGTCTAATGGCGGCAAGGCCGAAAGAAAAGAGTGAATTGGACAAATTTACACTTCCAATAATAGTAAAAG GTGATGTTGATGGCTCTGTGGAAGCTATTCTAAACATCTTAGATGCTTATGATGCTGATGAACAGTGTAAACtgcaagtgattcattttggtattGGAGATATTAGTGAAAATGATGTAGTCTCAGCTGAGACTTTTTCAG GTTTGGTATATGGCTTTAATGTAAATGCCAACAAAGTGGTACAACAGATGGCTAACAAGAAAGGAATAAAAATCAAATTGTATAAGGTTATCTATCAGCTCATTGATGACCTTAAGGATGAACTGAGTGCCAAATTACCCCTAGTACTTGAAGAAAACATAATGG GAGAGGCATCAGTGTTAGCACTTTTTCATGTTACAGTAGGAAAAAAGGAGGTACCAGTAGCAGGTTGTAGAGTTCACAAGGGTCAGTTGCACAAAAAGATGAAATTTAAGCTAATCCGCGATGGCCATATTTTGTGGAAAG GTTCCCTCACTTCTCTCAGACATCTGAAGGATGACGTTTCTGTTGTGAAGACTGGCATGGAATGTGGCCTCAGCTTGGATAATGATATTGATATAAAGCTTGGTGATGAAATTATTTGTTATGAAGAAAAGGAGGTTCCACAAAATATCTCTTGGGATCCAGGATTTTAA
- the mtif2 gene encoding translation initiation factor IF-2, mitochondrial isoform X1, whose amino-acid sequence MQLVMMMRRLLIRLDPTTWKSCSHGIPILKWKDACDLRPNPCLLQQRCLPRDINKFSPLCIRHFSTKRKGIFKSTAVKQNQVKKEVEIKQKMTISELAEAMDKDTDHVFEALLHTNINMDSLDDDSVLDEKWIKEIIKISGMKFRWAKLSEEKVKECKDAVKRPPADPAVLVSRSPVVTVMGHVDHGKTTLLDSLRKTQVAATEEGGITQHIGAFLVCLPSGEKITFLDTPGHAAFSAMRARGANVTDIVILVVAADDGVMKQTIESIQHAKKSNVPIILAVNKCDKPEADHESVKKELLAYDVVCEDYGGDVQSINISALKGDNLMALAEATVALSEVLELKADRTGPVEGIIIECRNDKGKGPVTTAIIQRGTLMKGCVLVAGKSWAKVRLMFDENNKPMNSAGPSTPVEIVGWKELPSAGDEILEVESEQRAREVLEWRNYVEAQEKIKQDLEVIQAKQKEHLEAYKKDREKFSSLNWRQRKSAMYKANKRLMAARPKEKSELDKFTLPIIVKGDVDGSVEAILNILDAYDADEQCKLQVIHFGIGDISENDVVSAETFSGLVYGFNVNANKVVQQMANKKGIKIKLYKVIYQLIDDLKDELSAKLPLVLEENIMGEASVLALFHVTVGKKEVPVAGCRVHKGQLHKKMKFKLIRDGHILWKGSLTSLRHLKDDVSVVKTGMECGLSLDNDIDIKLGDEIICYEEKEVPQNISWDPGF is encoded by the exons ATGCAA TTGGTGATGATGATGAGAAGATTATTGATTAGACTGGATCCTACGACGTGGAAGTCATGCAGCCATGGAATCCCGATATTGAAATGGAAGGATGCTTGTGACTTGAGGCCAAATCCATGTTTGCTGCAGCAAAGGTGTTTACCCAGGGATATTAACAAATTCAGCCCATTGTGCATCAGGCATTTTAGCACTAAGAGG AAGGGGATATTTAAAAGCACTGCAGTGAAACAAAATCAGGTAAAGAAAGAAGTGGAAATAAAGCAAAAGATGACCATCTCTGAACTTGCAGAAGCAATGGATAAAGATACAG ATCATGTCTTTGAAGCTCTGTTGCACACAAATATTAACATGGACTCCTTAGATGATGATTCTGTCTTGGATGAAAAATGGATAAAAGAGATCATAAAAATATCTGGAATGAAGTTTAGatgggcaaaactttcagaagAAAAAGTGAAAGAATGTAAAGATGCTGTGAAGAG GCCACCTGCAGATCCAGCAGTATTAGTTTCTAGGTCACCTGTAGTCACTGTCATGGGTCATGTAGACCATGGAAAGACAACGTTACTTGACAGCCTTAGAAAAACCCAAGTGGCAGCAACAGAGGAAGGAGGAATCACTCAGCATATTGGAGCATTCCTTG TTTGTTTACCTTCTGGTGAAAAGATAACCTTCTTGGATACCCCTGGCCATGCAGCCTTCTCAGCAATGAGAGCCCGAGGCGCTAATGTGACAGACATTGTGATATTGGTTGTTGCTGCAGATGATGGAGTAATGAAgcaaacaatagaatcaattcaACATGCTAAAAAATCTAATG TTCCAATAATACTGGCAGTAAATAAATGTGACAAACCAGAGGCAGATCATGAAAGTGTAAAGAAGGAATTGTTAGCCTATGATGTAGTTTGTGAGGACTATGGTGGTGATGTTCAGTCGATAAATATATCTGCTCTTAAG GGAGATAATTTGATGGCTTTAGCTGAAGCTACTGTTGCTCTATCTGAAGTGCTAGAGTTGAAAGCAGATCGTACAGGACCTGTTGAGGGTATCATTATTGAATGTCGGAATGATAAAGGAAAAGG ACCAGTTACCACAGCTATCATCCAGCGTGGAACATTGATGAAAGGTTGTGTCCTGGTGGCAGGAAAGAGCTGGGCTAAAGTACGATTAATGTTTGATGAAAATAACAAACCAATGAATTCTGCTGGACCAAGTACTCCAGTTGAAATAGTAGGTTGGAAAGAACTTCCATCTGCAGGAGATGAGATACTTGAAGTGGAATCAGAG CAAAGAGCCAGAGAGGTTTTAGAATGGAGGAACTATGTCGAAGCACAGGAAAAAATCAAACAAGACCTTGAGGTGATTCAAGCAAAGCAAAAGGAACACCTTGAGGCATACAAGAAAGATCGAGAGAAATTTAGTAGCCTGAATTGGagacagagaaaatctgcaatgtACAAGGCCAATAAACGTCTAATGGCGGCAAGGCCGAAAGAAAAGAGTGAATTGGACAAATTTACACTTCCAATAATAGTAAAAG GTGATGTTGATGGCTCTGTGGAAGCTATTCTAAACATCTTAGATGCTTATGATGCTGATGAACAGTGTAAACtgcaagtgattcattttggtattGGAGATATTAGTGAAAATGATGTAGTCTCAGCTGAGACTTTTTCAG GTTTGGTATATGGCTTTAATGTAAATGCCAACAAAGTGGTACAACAGATGGCTAACAAGAAAGGAATAAAAATCAAATTGTATAAGGTTATCTATCAGCTCATTGATGACCTTAAGGATGAACTGAGTGCCAAATTACCCCTAGTACTTGAAGAAAACATAATGG GAGAGGCATCAGTGTTAGCACTTTTTCATGTTACAGTAGGAAAAAAGGAGGTACCAGTAGCAGGTTGTAGAGTTCACAAGGGTCAGTTGCACAAAAAGATGAAATTTAAGCTAATCCGCGATGGCCATATTTTGTGGAAAG GTTCCCTCACTTCTCTCAGACATCTGAAGGATGACGTTTCTGTTGTGAAGACTGGCATGGAATGTGGCCTCAGCTTGGATAATGATATTGATATAAAGCTTGGTGATGAAATTATTTGTTATGAAGAAAAGGAGGTTCCACAAAATATCTCTTGGGATCCAGGATTTTAA